In Saprospiraceae bacterium, the sequence AGCTGCATTTACCCATTCATTGATTCCTCCGGAAAAGTTTACCAGATTAGTATATCCTTTTTTTACCAATAGGGAGTAAGCGATGGACGACCTGTCCCCTCCCTGGCAATGGATGATGACCTTTCTGTCCTTTTTAATCTTTTCTAAATTTTCAGGAAGCGTACCGACAAAAATATTCTCTGCTTTGGAGATATGTCCTGCATTAAACTCAGCAGCACCTCTCAAGTCTACTACCTGGACACCATTATTATGTATCAACTGTTTGGCTTCCTCAATAGTAATCACATTTGCTTTTTGAAGGGTACCCCCAGCCTCAGTCCAAATGGAAGTAGACGGTACATAACCATAAATATTATCCAAGCCTATGCGCATGAGTTTTCTGGTGAGATCATCGAGTTGGCTTTCGTCCGCCAACAGCATAAAGGGTTCATCATACTTGATAAACCAACCCGCCCAGGTAGCAAAAGAATTATTGCCTTGTATATTGATACTGCCTGGGATAAACGCATTTGCAAAATCAGATTTACTGCGGGCATCTATCAATTTTATATCCTTAGCCAATGCTGCCTTTAATTCATCCGCTGAAAGTTTACTTAATACCGGTACCGAAGTAAGCAAAGGACGATCTACCTTGTTAAGATGTTTCATCATGGCAAAATACTTGGGCGGTTCAGGCTGATCAGCTAATAAATACTGGACAAATCCGGTTTCATCATCTGCATATTGGAAAGCCCAGTTTCTGGCTTTTTCATAACCCACTGTAGTGCTGGGTACAGAGCCTAATGCCTTGCCACAAGCACTGCCGGCGCCATGACCTGGCCATACCTGTATATAATCTTCCAGGGCATTAAATTTTCTAATTGAATCATACATCTGATGCGCGCCTACAGCTGAGGTGCCTGTGATTCCTGCTGCCTTTTCGAGCAAGTCAGGTCTTCCTACATCCCCGACAAAAACAAAATCACCTGTAAAGAGCATGACTGGTTTATTACTGGCCGGATTATCAGTCAGTAAGAAGCTTACACTCTCAGGCGTATGGCCCGGTGTATGCAAGACTTCCATCGTGAGATTACCTATTTTGATTTTATCACCATCCTTCAAACCAACATGTGGAAACTGATATTGCCATCCTTCACCACCTTCATCACTCAGGTATAAGTCAGCTCCTGTAAGCTGAGCTAGCTCCCGGGACCCCGCCAGAAAATCAGCATGAATATGTGTCTCGAAAATATGAGTTATCTTCATATTATTGGCCTTGGCGATTTCAATATAGGTGTCTACATCCCTTTTTGCATCAATCACAGCGGCTACACCCGCTTTTTGACACCCGATAAAATAACTGGCTTGCGCCAGACTTTTGTCATAAATGTGTTGAAAATACATAGTTATCTTTTAATTTTTTTAGTTAATGAATGTGCAAAGATGCCTGGACTTTCAGCCCGTTTTGGTAACATTTGTTGCACAGAATAACAAATGTTTTTTCTGGCTTAATGACCACCGAGCGTAGGAAAGTAGATTTCCTTCACAAAAATGTAAATGCCCATGACGAGCACAAACCATCCAAAGGATTTCTTCAGTTTATCTCCGTGTATTTTTTTTGACAAATAGATACCGATAAATATGCCTGCAGCTGCAAAAACGGTAAATCCTCCCAGAAGCCTCCAGTCAATAACTTCACTGCCTTGCAGATCGCCAATAAATCCGATGAGGGACTTAGCTGCTATAATAAACAAGGAGGTACCCACCGCCAGTTTCATAGGCATCTTAGCTAGTATCACTAAAGCAGGGATGATGAGAAATCCTCCGCCTGCTCCTACCAAACCTGTGAGCAAACCTACCAGGGCACCCTCCAATAATATCATAGGATAATTATATTTCATAGCCACAGGTTCATCAGATTCTGGTTCGCTTTTGCCAGGCTTAATCATGCTGATCGAAGCCAGTACCATGACCAAAGCAAAAAGCAACATCAATGCCACCGACTTAGTGACCATAAAGGAACCTATTGAAAAGAGTTCTTTCGGGATCAGAGGGACTATCCACATCCTGGTCACGAACACAGCGATTATAGAGGGAATCCCAAATATAATAACAGTTTTAAAATCTACTTTTTTGTGAAAGGCACTCTGTATCCCACCTACCAGGGCGGTGACTCCTACGATAAACAAAGAATAAGCTGTAGCCAACACCGGAG encodes:
- a CDS encoding MBL fold metallo-hydrolase, coding for MYFQHIYDKSLAQASYFIGCQKAGVAAVIDAKRDVDTYIEIAKANNMKITHIFETHIHADFLAGSRELAQLTGADLYLSDEGGEGWQYQFPHVGLKDGDKIKIGNLTMEVLHTPGHTPESVSFLLTDNPASNKPVMLFTGDFVFVGDVGRPDLLEKAAGITGTSAVGAHQMYDSIRKFNALEDYIQVWPGHGAGSACGKALGSVPSTTVGYEKARNWAFQYADDETGFVQYLLADQPEPPKYFAMMKHLNKVDRPLLTSVPVLSKLSADELKAALAKDIKLIDARSKSDFANAFIPGSINIQGNNSFATWAGWFIKYDEPFMLLADESQLDDLTRKLMRIGLDNIYGYVPSTSIWTEAGGTLQKANVITIEEAKQLIHNNGVQVVDLRGAAEFNAGHISKAENIFVGTLPENLEKIKKDRKVIIHCQGGDRSSIAYSLLVKKGYTNLVNFSGGINEWVNAAEAVVS
- a CDS encoding sulfite exporter TauE/SafE family protein, with protein sequence MNIMEILGFFLAAIVGVSLGLIGSGGSILTVPILVYILAVSPVLATAYSLFIVGVTALVGGIQSAFHKKVDFKTVIIFGIPSIIAVFVTRMWIVPLIPKELFSIGSFMVTKSVALMLLFALVMVLASISMIKPGKSEPESDEPVAMKYNYPMILLEGALVGLLTGLVGAGGGFLIIPALVILAKMPMKLAVGTSLFIIAAKSLIGFIGDLQGSEVIDWRLLGGFTVFAAAGIFIGIYLSKKIHGDKLKKSFGWFVLVMGIYIFVKEIYFPTLGGH